One part of the Methanobacterium petrolearium genome encodes these proteins:
- the oadA gene encoding sodium-extruding oxaloacetate decarboxylase subunit alpha has protein sequence MTKIRLIETAYRDAHQSLLATRMRTRDMLPIAEEMDKVGYFSLESWGGATFDSCIRYLNEDPWERLRSLKEAVKKTPLQMLLRGQNLVGYKHYPDDVVREFVEKAYTNGVDVFRIFDALNDIRNMELSIKVAKEQDAHVQATISYTTSPYHTLEKYVELAKELEALECDSLAIKDMAGLISPHDTYELVKVLKEETNLLINLHCHCTSGMTPMSYYAACQAGVDLLDTAISPLAWGASQPPTESVVAALKETPYDTGLDLKLLTQIKKYFEEIRKKYSGILDPITERVDTDVLLYQIPGGMLSNFVSQLKQQNALDRYEDVLAEVPRVRKDLGYPPLVTPTSQIVGIQAVMNVLGGERYKNPSKEVKDYVKGFYGRPPAPINPEIAHKIIGDEEPITCRPADLLEPELDKFRKEGEEMGIIKKEEDLLTYALYPAVAPKFLRGEVEEEPLTPPKTETPAEETASIPTEYQVDVDGESFQVKVVPTGYLEIEPAEGNKPLGPVEGGVTATMQGMILKLKVTEGDNVKEGDVVAVLEAMKMENDIHAPESGTVQEIFVEEGDTVGADDTIMVIK, from the coding sequence ATGACAAAGATAAGGCTAATTGAAACCGCTTACCGAGATGCGCATCAGTCACTCCTGGCCACAAGGATGAGAACAAGAGATATGTTGCCCATTGCCGAAGAAATGGATAAGGTGGGCTATTTCTCTCTGGAATCCTGGGGAGGGGCCACCTTTGACAGTTGCATCCGCTACTTGAATGAAGATCCCTGGGAAAGACTACGCAGCCTCAAAGAAGCAGTGAAAAAGACTCCTCTGCAGATGCTCCTCAGAGGACAGAACCTGGTGGGTTACAAGCACTACCCTGATGATGTGGTCAGAGAATTTGTGGAAAAGGCTTATACCAATGGGGTGGATGTTTTCAGAATATTCGATGCATTAAATGACATTAGGAACATGGAACTATCCATAAAAGTAGCTAAAGAACAGGATGCTCATGTGCAGGCCACCATCAGCTACACCACTAGCCCTTATCATACTCTGGAAAAATATGTGGAACTTGCCAAGGAACTGGAAGCATTAGAATGTGATTCATTGGCCATAAAAGACATGGCAGGACTCATCTCTCCACATGATACCTATGAATTAGTCAAAGTTCTTAAAGAGGAAACTAACCTTCTAATTAACCTGCATTGCCACTGTACTAGTGGTATGACTCCTATGAGTTATTATGCTGCCTGTCAAGCAGGTGTTGACTTGTTGGACACTGCTATTTCGCCATTAGCATGGGGTGCATCCCAACCCCCAACTGAAAGTGTGGTGGCGGCCCTTAAAGAAACCCCTTATGATACTGGGCTGGATTTGAAGCTATTAACTCAGATCAAGAAATATTTCGAGGAAATCCGAAAAAAATACAGTGGCATATTAGACCCGATTACAGAAAGGGTGGATACGGATGTGCTGCTCTACCAGATACCGGGAGGAATGCTTTCTAATTTTGTTTCCCAGTTAAAGCAGCAAAATGCCCTGGACCGTTACGAAGATGTGCTGGCCGAGGTGCCAAGGGTCAGGAAAGACCTGGGTTACCCGCCATTGGTGACACCCACCAGCCAGATTGTGGGTATTCAGGCGGTGATGAACGTCCTGGGAGGAGAAAGATACAAAAATCCCTCTAAAGAAGTTAAAGATTATGTGAAAGGATTCTATGGAAGGCCACCTGCCCCTATTAACCCAGAAATTGCCCATAAAATCATTGGAGATGAGGAACCCATAACTTGCCGTCCAGCAGATCTTTTGGAACCAGAACTGGACAAATTCCGAAAAGAGGGAGAAGAAATGGGCATCATCAAAAAAGAAGAAGATCTTTTAACCTACGCTCTTTATCCTGCTGTGGCACCCAAATTTTTGAGGGGAGAAGTAGAAGAAGAACCACTAACACCACCTAAAACTGAAACACCTGCTGAAGAAACTGCTTCCATACCAACTGAATACCAGGTGGATGTGGACGGGGAAAGTTTCCAGGTAAAAGTGGTCCCAACAGGTTATCTAGAAATAGAACCTGCTGAAGGAAATAAACCTTTAGGTCCGGTGGAAGGTGGGGTAACCGCTACCATGCAGGGAATGATCCTCAAACTTAAAGTTACAGAGGGGGATAATGTCAAAGAAGGAGATGTGGTTGCTGTTCTGGAAGCCATGAAGATGGAAAATGATATTCATGCCCCAGAATCAGGCACTGTTCAGGAGATCTTCGTGGAAGAAGGAGATACTGTAGGTGCAGATGACACCATAATGGTTATAAAATAA
- a CDS encoding ATP-binding protein has protein sequence MNTITITAKIENLPNVLNFINNQLNGLNISGKTLFQLELAIEEIYVNIARYAYVGEEGAVTITSCIEEDPLQIIVEFTDSGVPFNPLENEDPDFSQKTEEKEIGGLGIHLIKKNVDSLGYKFHDNKNVLTIKKILNSG, from the coding sequence ATGAATACAATAACCATAACCGCCAAAATAGAAAACCTGCCAAATGTGCTGAATTTTATTAATAATCAGTTAAATGGTTTGAATATCAGTGGAAAGACACTATTCCAATTGGAACTTGCCATTGAAGAAATTTATGTAAATATTGCCAGATATGCATATGTTGGAGAGGAAGGAGCCGTTACCATTACCTCCTGTATTGAAGAGGATCCTTTACAAATTATAGTAGAGTTTACAGATTCTGGAGTTCCTTTCAATCCATTAGAAAATGAAGATCCTGATTTTTCCCAGAAAACAGAAGAAAAAGAAATTGGAGGGTTAGGGATTCATTTGATTAAGAAAAACGTGGATTCCCTAGGATATAAATTTCATGATAATAAAAATGTTTTGACCATTAAAAAGATTTTAAATTCAGGGTGA
- a CDS encoding STAS domain-containing protein, whose product MNIDKISEEDKLIIRLEGRLDTSTAPVLEKELKKDIPQVKTLILDFGKLKYISSAGLRLILATQKTMNKQGSMIIRNVNDFVMEVFETTGFIDILTIE is encoded by the coding sequence ATGAACATCGATAAAATATCAGAAGAAGATAAACTGATTATCAGATTAGAAGGCAGACTGGATACCAGCACAGCACCGGTTTTAGAAAAAGAACTAAAAAAAGATATTCCACAAGTAAAAACATTGATACTTGATTTTGGCAAATTGAAGTATATTTCCAGTGCCGGGCTGAGGTTGATTCTTGCCACCCAGAAAACAATGAATAAACAGGGTAGTATGATCATTAGAAACGTCAATGATTTTGTTATGGAAGTCTTTGAAACCACTGGATTTATAGATATTTTGACCATTGAATAA
- a CDS encoding inositol-3-phosphate synthase: protein MEKIRIAIIGIGNCASSLIQGIYYYENKKPDDAIGLMHWEIGGYEPSDIDIVAAFDIDARKVGMDVNEAIYAQPNCTTIFCPDIKPKGVKVEMGSLLDGVAPHMADYPENHTFVISKEPEKNKEEIVKILQETGTEILLNYLPVGSEKAVRFYAECALEAGCAFINCMPVFIVSDEKWAAKFEEKGIPMVGDDIKAQIGATITHRTLANLFRERGVKLERTYQLNTGGNTDFLNMLNRNRLDSKKESKTEAVQSVLSERLDPENIHIGPSDYVPWQKDNKLCFLRMEGKTFGDVPMNIELRLSVEDSPNSAGCVIDAVRCCKLALERGIGGQLTSISAYTMKHPPEQFTDDVAVEMVEEFIEGDRER from the coding sequence TTGGAAAAGATAAGGATAGCGATAATTGGTATAGGCAATTGTGCCAGTTCACTGATCCAGGGTATCTATTACTATGAAAATAAAAAGCCAGATGATGCCATCGGCCTCATGCATTGGGAAATCGGGGGATACGAACCATCTGACATAGATATTGTGGCAGCATTTGACATTGACGCACGTAAAGTAGGTATGGATGTGAACGAAGCCATATATGCACAGCCAAACTGCACTACTATTTTCTGTCCAGATATCAAGCCAAAAGGAGTTAAAGTAGAAATGGGCAGCTTACTAGATGGAGTAGCACCCCACATGGCTGATTATCCGGAAAATCATACTTTTGTTATTTCAAAAGAACCAGAAAAAAATAAAGAAGAAATCGTGAAGATACTACAGGAAACCGGGACAGAAATTCTCTTAAATTACCTACCAGTGGGATCTGAGAAAGCGGTCAGGTTCTATGCAGAATGCGCCCTGGAAGCAGGTTGTGCCTTCATCAACTGCATGCCAGTATTCATAGTCAGTGACGAAAAATGGGCTGCAAAATTCGAAGAAAAAGGAATTCCAATGGTTGGAGATGATATCAAAGCCCAGATCGGCGCCACCATAACCCACCGAACATTGGCTAACCTCTTTAGAGAACGAGGAGTTAAACTGGAACGCACCTATCAACTTAACACTGGAGGAAACACTGATTTTTTAAACATGCTTAACCGCAACAGATTAGACTCTAAAAAAGAATCCAAAACCGAAGCAGTTCAATCAGTGTTGAGTGAAAGACTGGATCCTGAAAACATCCACATCGGACCCTCAGATTACGTACCATGGCAGAAGGATAACAAACTTTGCTTTCTGAGAATGGAGGGTAAAACCTTTGGAGATGTTCCCATGAACATCGAGCTACGGCTCAGTGTGGAAGACTCCCCCAACTCTGCAGGATGTGTGATAGATGCGGTTCGCTGTTGCAAATTAGCCCTGGAAAGAGGTATCGGAGGACAACTCACATCCATCAGTGCCTACACCATGAAACACCCACCTGAACAGTTTACAGATGATGTGGCTGTGGAGATGGTGGAAGAATTTATTGAGGGTGACCGGGAAAGATAA
- a CDS encoding PAS domain S-box protein: protein MEENNINWKDFFQAINHPALILDASHFILAANKASQEYMGLSENEILGKQCFELIHNIDSKEAPSHCPLEMLIKEGVNEPVEMEMETFGGYALVSCTPIFDKKGKLDKIIHIATDITQRKTAEDKLKESQQLLNDIIEFLPDANLVIDEKGVVISWNRAIEEMTGIKAEDMIGKGNYEYSLPFYGERRPILIDLVNKSNAKLQKKYKFIERDGNGLLGENKGLVQGTKRILWGKAATLYNGEGNIKGAIETIRDVTNLKKGQESLKKSEEKYRLMVEELKQAENALKESERSYRELVDNSLVGVFKTNLEGEILFANESMAKIFHYANADELKKNNIIKLYENQEKRFKFLHELEKNGKFTDCEVQAVGKAGEKVNVLVSASLEDNVISGMFMDITDRKRSELKLKESEEQIAAIFNTVKSGIILVDKQGFIDFANQHMAEMFNFNLSELIGMSYLDLTSDNVREEAEKSMLTLLNGEIDYVSQERLYQRKDGSVFWGQISSNRLHNDDGSLKGLIGVITNISDRKKSEEQLKESENKYRTVIDTAGEAIILFDNKGNVMEANQKALKILGLKKEELIGKNLITLLPKIKIDTKEALSSFKDVMFGRDISKTEWAFTNVNGEEKIVVAHYTLLKKGNKTMGITLLLEDITKRKKAENRIIESLEEKEVLLREIHHRVKNNMQIISSLLNLQIQFEDLDETVGVLKESQGRVKSMAMVHEKLYKSDSFSKINFKEYLKNLVSDIFYSYGIKMETINWELDIEDVNIGIDTAIPLGLIINELITNSVKYAFPNHGKGNIKTIFKLKNQGYVLIISDNGIGIPEDLEPGKTETLGLQLVMSLVKQLDGTLKLDRENGTRYTIKFKELKYKERI from the coding sequence TTGGAAGAAAATAATATAAATTGGAAAGACTTTTTCCAAGCAATTAATCACCCCGCACTTATTTTAGATGCATCACATTTTATTTTAGCTGCTAATAAAGCTTCACAAGAATATATGGGCTTATCTGAGAATGAAATACTTGGAAAACAGTGTTTTGAACTTATCCATAACATTGATTCTAAAGAAGCCCCAAGTCACTGCCCTCTGGAAATGTTAATTAAAGAAGGTGTTAATGAACCAGTTGAAATGGAAATGGAAACTTTCGGAGGATATGCACTGGTCTCCTGCACCCCTATTTTCGATAAAAAGGGGAAACTAGATAAAATTATTCACATAGCTACAGATATTACCCAAAGAAAAACAGCCGAAGATAAATTAAAAGAGTCTCAGCAACTTTTAAATGATATTATTGAATTTTTACCTGACGCCAATCTGGTAATTGATGAGAAAGGCGTGGTTATTTCATGGAATCGGGCCATTGAAGAAATGACTGGAATTAAAGCAGAGGATATGATTGGAAAAGGAAACTACGAATATTCACTACCTTTTTATGGTGAACGTCGACCAATACTGATTGATCTGGTGAACAAATCCAATGCCAAATTACAAAAAAAATACAAATTCATAGAAAGGGATGGTAACGGACTTTTAGGTGAAAATAAAGGTTTGGTTCAGGGAACAAAACGTATTCTGTGGGGTAAAGCTGCAACTCTCTATAATGGAGAAGGAAATATAAAAGGCGCTATTGAAACTATCCGAGATGTTACTAACCTTAAAAAAGGCCAAGAATCTCTCAAAAAGAGTGAAGAAAAATACCGACTCATGGTAGAAGAGCTTAAACAGGCTGAAAATGCTCTCAAAGAAAGTGAAAGGAGTTACAGGGAGCTGGTTGATAATTCACTAGTGGGGGTTTTCAAAACAAATTTAGAGGGGGAAATACTTTTTGCCAATGAGTCTATGGCTAAAATATTCCATTATGCCAATGCTGATGAATTGAAGAAAAATAATATCATAAAACTATATGAAAACCAGGAAAAAAGGTTTAAATTTCTCCATGAACTGGAAAAAAATGGTAAATTTACCGATTGCGAAGTTCAAGCTGTTGGTAAAGCTGGTGAAAAAGTAAATGTGCTGGTAAGTGCCAGTCTAGAAGATAATGTGATTTCAGGTATGTTTATGGACATCACTGATCGTAAGAGATCTGAATTGAAATTAAAGGAAAGTGAAGAGCAAATCGCTGCCATTTTCAACACAGTTAAATCAGGCATAATTTTGGTGGATAAACAGGGTTTTATTGATTTTGCAAATCAACACATGGCCGAAATGTTCAACTTTAATCTTTCTGAACTTATTGGTATGAGTTACTTGGACCTAACAAGTGACAATGTAAGAGAAGAAGCAGAAAAAAGTATGTTAACACTGCTTAATGGTGAAATTGACTATGTGTCACAGGAAAGACTTTACCAAAGAAAAGATGGATCTGTTTTCTGGGGTCAAATATCTTCCAACCGGTTACATAATGATGATGGTTCGCTCAAGGGGCTTATTGGAGTTATCACCAATATAAGTGATCGTAAAAAGTCAGAAGAACAATTAAAAGAAAGTGAAAATAAATACAGGACAGTTATCGATACTGCTGGTGAAGCTATAATATTATTTGACAATAAGGGAAATGTGATGGAAGCCAATCAAAAAGCATTGAAAATTTTAGGTTTAAAAAAAGAAGAATTAATTGGAAAAAACTTGATTACTCTTCTGCCAAAAATTAAAATTGATACAAAAGAAGCTTTATCCTCATTTAAAGATGTAATGTTTGGAAGGGATATTTCTAAAACTGAATGGGCCTTCACCAACGTTAATGGTGAAGAAAAAATAGTGGTGGCCCATTACACGCTCTTGAAGAAAGGAAATAAAACTATGGGAATTACTCTCCTTTTGGAGGATATCACTAAGCGTAAAAAAGCAGAAAACAGAATAATAGAATCTCTCGAAGAAAAAGAGGTTCTACTTAGAGAAATTCACCATCGGGTAAAGAACAATATGCAGATCATTTCCAGTCTCCTGAACCTGCAGATACAGTTTGAAGATTTAGATGAAACTGTGGGAGTACTGAAAGAGAGTCAGGGTCGGGTGAAAAGTATGGCCATGGTCCATGAGAAACTATACAAGTCAGATAGTTTTTCAAAAATAAATTTTAAAGAGTACCTCAAAAATCTTGTTTCCGATATATTCTATTCATATGGCATTAAAATGGAAACTATTAACTGGGAACTAGACATTGAGGATGTTAATATTGGTATAGATACAGCCATACCTTTAGGCCTTATAATAAACGAATTAATTACTAATAGCGTTAAATACGCCTTTCCAAACCATG
- a CDS encoding caspase family protein, with protein MTGKIALCVGINNFKNFPSAALRGCVNDANDMEKMLKDLLGFQAQEVLKLIDSEATKTRIIKDLEKMVDGAKSGRYDHVVFSMSSHGTQVPDLSGDEPDRVDEAFCPYDLAQSGDSWDPEHIIVDDELRDLFIQLPENVILEVFLDTCHSGTGLKAIDLIWDRQTRYIPPPSMEGFQKVDGKRQRGLNKALLEKGMREHVLWAACRADQTSADANIDGDWHGAFTYFFCKEMMASQNKLSRNEILEKVRKDLQEGNYTQIPQLECEATVRNKKII; from the coding sequence ATGACCGGTAAAATAGCACTATGTGTTGGGATAAACAATTTCAAAAATTTCCCTTCAGCTGCATTAAGGGGTTGTGTGAATGATGCCAATGATATGGAAAAAATGTTAAAGGATTTGTTGGGATTTCAGGCCCAGGAAGTATTAAAACTCATAGATTCAGAGGCAACTAAAACCCGGATAATAAAAGATCTTGAAAAAATGGTGGATGGGGCTAAATCAGGCAGATATGATCATGTGGTATTTAGTATGTCCAGTCATGGTACTCAAGTACCAGATCTAAGTGGGGATGAACCTGATCGTGTTGATGAAGCTTTTTGTCCCTATGATTTAGCTCAAAGTGGTGATAGCTGGGATCCTGAACACATAATTGTAGATGATGAGCTTAGAGATCTGTTTATACAACTCCCAGAAAATGTAATTCTAGAGGTCTTCCTGGACACCTGCCACAGTGGGACAGGACTTAAAGCAATAGATCTCATATGGGATCGTCAGACCCGATACATACCCCCACCATCCATGGAAGGCTTCCAAAAAGTGGATGGTAAACGGCAGAGGGGACTGAATAAAGCCTTGCTGGAGAAGGGAATGCGTGAACATGTATTATGGGCAGCATGCCGTGCTGATCAAACCAGTGCAGATGCCAATATCGATGGAGACTGGCATGGGGCATTCACTTACTTTTTCTGCAAGGAAATGATGGCCAGCCAGAACAAACTTAGCCGTAATGAAATCTTAGAAAAAGTCAGGAAAGACCTTCAGGAAGGTAATTATACTCAGATACCCCAGTTGGAGTGTGAAGCTACAGTTAGGAATAAAAAAATAATATAA
- a CDS encoding SpoIIE family protein phosphatase, producing the protein MNERNCSSSSLKFNVVRLLLCSVTIFIIEFVSNIFIPVIPVLELGPGSALPPTLGLMFGPWGAAGVALGNLTSNILAGYPPETYVTTLFIQFFYGYIPYKLWYTLDIGEKISSPRLDTVKNLIKFVVIMFINAIIMAGLLGFLMDSTGSYDLVSLTTLIYAVNNFDFSIMLGSLIIIAANIYGIRMYKPKIVKKPLVSPKIFDVIAISAIIIAVANTVYSAFSDPDIWAFAAGAISYSLIFLYLLKPVTKQIKEKTSEIKISLTEKLIVIFIITGAIIAIVTGIRSILTITGIEGAEILFWESVYLNITIILTIFYVSAIGFLWYIEKNITTPIESISDIVKNYVGDSEDITNSSEIISECEQYITKESEVGILANSFQKMVRDLEIYVKNLKQVTTEKERINTELNVAKKIQEDMLPRKFPPFPERNEFDIYAMALPAKEVGGDFYDFFLVDDNHLAIIIADVSGKGVPAALFMVITKTLIKNQTQLGKSAAEVFTTVNNQLYEGNDENMFVTAFMGVLEIDTGIFTYVNAGHNPPLIKYGRDEYGWLKAKPGFVLAGMKNVEYHQKEITLKTGDRIYLYTDGVTEATNSSDELFGDSRLLETMNNKKGLNLSEQLTYVKGEIDVFMGDEEQFDDITMLIIEYKK; encoded by the coding sequence ATGAATGAAAGAAATTGTTCAAGCAGTAGCCTCAAATTCAATGTGGTGCGGTTACTGCTTTGCAGTGTCACCATCTTCATAATCGAATTTGTTTCTAATATCTTCATTCCAGTAATACCTGTGTTGGAGTTAGGTCCAGGCAGTGCCTTACCCCCTACCCTAGGTTTGATGTTCGGTCCTTGGGGAGCAGCCGGAGTAGCACTGGGAAATTTAACATCCAATATATTGGCTGGTTACCCCCCTGAAACTTACGTTACAACCCTTTTTATACAATTTTTCTATGGTTACATTCCCTACAAATTATGGTACACACTGGATATTGGGGAAAAGATCAGTTCACCCCGATTAGACACTGTGAAAAATTTAATTAAATTTGTGGTAATCATGTTCATCAATGCCATTATCATGGCCGGTTTATTAGGGTTTTTAATGGATTCAACAGGATCATATGATCTGGTTTCTTTAACCACACTCATATATGCAGTTAATAACTTCGATTTTTCTATAATGCTGGGATCTCTGATTATCATTGCAGCCAACATCTATGGAATTAGAATGTATAAACCAAAAATAGTTAAAAAACCTCTAGTTTCACCCAAAATCTTTGACGTTATAGCGATAAGTGCCATTATAATTGCTGTGGCAAATACGGTGTATTCTGCATTTAGCGATCCTGATATCTGGGCATTTGCCGCAGGAGCCATATCTTATTCTTTGATTTTTTTATATCTTTTAAAGCCAGTGACTAAACAGATCAAAGAAAAAACAAGTGAGATAAAGATTTCTTTAACAGAAAAGTTAATTGTAATTTTCATAATTACCGGTGCAATTATTGCCATTGTAACTGGAATCAGATCTATTTTAACCATCACTGGAATAGAAGGGGCTGAAATCCTATTCTGGGAGTCTGTTTACCTGAATATTACCATCATACTCACGATTTTTTATGTATCTGCCATAGGATTTTTATGGTATATAGAAAAAAATATCACAACTCCCATAGAATCCATATCAGATATTGTAAAGAATTATGTTGGTGATTCTGAGGATATAACCAATAGTAGTGAGATTATATCTGAATGTGAACAGTACATAACCAAGGAAAGTGAAGTGGGAATTCTGGCTAATTCTTTCCAAAAAATGGTCAGGGATTTGGAAATTTATGTAAAAAACTTGAAACAAGTCACCACAGAAAAAGAAAGGATAAATACCGAGTTAAATGTTGCCAAAAAGATACAGGAAGACATGTTACCCCGGAAATTTCCACCTTTCCCTGAGAGAAATGAATTCGATATTTATGCCATGGCCCTACCAGCCAAGGAGGTGGGTGGTGATTTTTACGATTTCTTCCTGGTTGATGATAATCATCTGGCAATAATAATTGCCGATGTTTCTGGAAAAGGTGTGCCCGCTGCCTTATTTATGGTGATTACCAAGACTCTGATTAAAAACCAGACTCAACTTGGAAAGAGTGCTGCAGAAGTCTTCACAACAGTTAATAATCAGCTATATGAAGGAAATGATGAAAACATGTTTGTTACTGCATTCATGGGCGTTTTAGAGATTGATACTGGTATCTTCACCTATGTAAATGCTGGACATAATCCTCCTTTGATAAAATATGGTAGAGATGAGTATGGCTGGTTGAAAGCAAAGCCAGGGTTTGTTCTAGCAGGTATGAAAAATGTGGAGTACCATCAAAAGGAGATCACACTAAAAACTGGTGATAGAATTTATTTGTATACTGATGGGGTTACTGAAGCCACTAATAGCAGTGATGAACTATTTGGAGATTCTCGTTTGCTAGAAACCATGAATAATAAAAAAGGTTTAAATCTCAGTGAGCAGTTAACCTATGTTAAAGGAGAAATTGATGTATTTATGGGTGACGAAGAGCAATTTGATGATATTACTATGCTTATTATCGAATATAAAAAGTAA
- a CDS encoding SPFH domain-containing protein: MINTQLREVLDDATDKWGSKVVRVEIQRIEPPKDIVEAMSKQMKAERMKRAAVLGAEFINNLKLSELRVINRQLFRG, encoded by the coding sequence ATGATCAACACCCAGCTCAGGGAAGTTTTAGATGATGCCACTGATAAATGGGGTAGTAAGGTTGTTAGGGTAGAAATACAGCGGATAGAACCCCCTAAAGATATAGTAGAGGCTATGTCTAAGCAGATGAAGGCTGAAAGAATGAAAAGGGCTGCTGTATTGGGAGCTGAGTTTATAAACAATCTGAAATTAAGCGAGCTGAGGGTGATAAACAGGCAGCTATTTAGAGGCTGA
- a CDS encoding small multi-drug export protein: MSLESILIIFVASVVELWLAIPLGFVMKVNPVLIATVSAAGAILSAALVTIVGDNLRNRLLKWKYGDEKSLKKSRLYKIWNRYGPVGLGLLSPLLFGAPLGAAVGIALGAEKERLLLWMSIGIVLWSIGLTIAGVMGLLAIENMV; this comes from the coding sequence ATGAGTCTGGAATCTATCTTAATAATATTTGTAGCCAGTGTAGTCGAATTATGGCTGGCAATACCATTAGGATTTGTTATGAAAGTTAACCCAGTACTAATTGCTACTGTATCTGCTGCAGGTGCAATACTATCTGCAGCTTTGGTAACCATAGTAGGGGATAACTTAAGGAACAGACTCCTAAAGTGGAAATATGGGGATGAAAAATCTCTCAAGAAAAGTAGATTGTATAAAATTTGGAATAGATATGGGCCAGTAGGCTTGGGATTGTTATCACCCCTACTTTTTGGTGCACCACTAGGCGCTGCAGTTGGCATTGCTCTGGGAGCTGAAAAAGAACGTCTACTTTTATGGATGAGCATAGGCATTGTTTTGTGGAGCATTGGATTAACCATTGCCGGAGTAATGGGCTTATTAGCCATTGAAAACATGGTTTAA
- a CDS encoding DUF2769 domain-containing protein, with translation MDKFEKLTEELSQLSDEEYVKKIKELGTDCVCPICPSYNDCAKDKQENVFCITGKSDGCITMEMGCLCPTCPLAQKYEIGVMYNFYCHRGTEIKQKKG, from the coding sequence ATGGATAAATTTGAAAAGTTAACAGAAGAACTGAGTCAATTGAGTGATGAAGAATATGTAAAAAAGATTAAAGAATTAGGAACAGATTGTGTTTGCCCTATCTGCCCCAGCTACAATGACTGTGCCAAGGACAAACAGGAAAATGTATTCTGCATCACCGGGAAAAGTGATGGTTGCATTACCATGGAGATGGGATGTCTATGTCCCACCTGCCCCCTTGCCCAAAAATACGAAATAGGGGTCATGTACAACTTTTACTGCCACCGTGGCACTGAAATAAAACAGAAAAAGGGATAA